The Chryseobacterium aureum genome contains a region encoding:
- the htpG gene encoding molecular chaperone HtpG — MTTKGNINVSVENIFPLIKKFLYSDHEIFLRELISNATDATLKLKHLTSIGEAKVEYGNPKLEVKIDKDQRTLRIIDQGIGMTGEEVEKYINQVAFSGAEEFLEKYKDSAKDSGIIGHFGLGFYSAFMVAEKVEILTKSYKDEPAVRWICDGSPEFTLEETADKTDRGTEIILHIAEDSLEFLEEGKIRELLLKYNKFMPVPIKFGTKTHTLPLPEDAPEDAVAETEEVDNIINNPVPAWTIAPSELTNEDYMKFYHELYPMQFEEPLFNIHLNVDYPFNLTGILFFPKLNNNLNIDKDKIQLYQNQVFVTDEVKGIVPDFLMLLRGVIDSPDIPLNVSRSYLQADGAVKKISSYITKKVADKMASLINENREDYEQKWNDIKVVIEYGIVTEEKFAEKADKFTLYPTTDGKYFLWDELVEKIKPMQTDKDNKLVVLYATNADEQHSYIQSAKDKGYEVLLLDSPIISHVIQKLETSKDNISFARVDADHVNNLIKKDEPVISKLNETEKEALKKNVEEAIQDSKFTVQLEDLDSNDAPFTITQPEFMRRMKEMQATGGGGMFGMGGFPEMYNLVVNSNSELSNQILKTENTEEKERLIKYALDLAKLSQNLLKGKDLTDFIQRSYKQLEK; from the coding sequence ATGACAACTAAAGGAAATATTAATGTATCTGTGGAAAACATTTTCCCGCTTATTAAGAAGTTTCTTTACAGTGACCACGAAATATTCTTAAGAGAATTAATCTCCAATGCAACTGATGCCACTTTAAAATTAAAACATTTAACAAGCATTGGTGAAGCAAAAGTTGAATACGGAAATCCAAAACTTGAGGTTAAAATTGATAAAGACCAGAGAACTTTACGCATCATTGACCAGGGGATTGGGATGACGGGTGAAGAAGTAGAGAAATACATTAACCAGGTTGCTTTCTCAGGAGCTGAAGAGTTTTTGGAAAAATATAAAGATTCTGCGAAAGATTCAGGCATTATAGGACATTTTGGTCTTGGGTTTTACTCTGCGTTTATGGTGGCAGAAAAGGTGGAGATCCTTACAAAATCTTATAAAGATGAGCCGGCTGTACGTTGGATCTGCGACGGAAGCCCTGAATTTACGCTTGAAGAAACAGCTGATAAAACGGACAGAGGAACAGAAATCATCCTTCATATCGCAGAAGATTCTTTAGAATTTTTAGAAGAAGGAAAAATCCGTGAACTGTTATTAAAGTATAACAAATTCATGCCTGTTCCAATCAAGTTCGGGACTAAGACACATACACTTCCATTACCGGAAGACGCTCCGGAAGATGCCGTAGCTGAAACCGAAGAGGTAGACAATATCATCAATAATCCGGTACCGGCATGGACCATTGCTCCAAGCGAACTGACTAACGAGGATTATATGAAGTTCTATCACGAACTGTATCCAATGCAGTTTGAAGAGCCGTTATTCAACATCCACCTGAACGTGGATTACCCTTTCAATCTTACCGGGATTTTGTTCTTCCCTAAGCTGAACAATAATCTGAATATTGACAAGGATAAAATTCAGTTATACCAAAATCAGGTATTCGTAACAGATGAAGTTAAAGGGATTGTTCCGGACTTCCTGATGCTTCTGAGAGGAGTTATTGATTCTCCGGATATCCCGTTGAACGTTTCCCGTTCTTACCTTCAGGCAGACGGTGCTGTAAAGAAAATTTCTTCTTACATCACGAAAAAAGTAGCCGACAAAATGGCTTCTCTGATCAACGAGAACCGTGAAGATTATGAGCAAAAATGGAATGACATTAAGGTCGTAATTGAGTACGGAATTGTTACCGAAGAAAAATTTGCTGAAAAAGCAGATAAATTCACACTATACCCTACAACAGACGGTAAATATTTCCTTTGGGATGAATTGGTGGAGAAAATCAAACCAATGCAGACTGATAAAGATAATAAGCTGGTCGTATTGTATGCTACCAATGCAGATGAGCAGCACAGCTATATTCAATCTGCGAAAGATAAAGGATATGAAGTTCTGCTCCTGGATTCTCCTATCATTTCGCATGTAATTCAGAAGCTTGAAACTTCAAAAGATAATATTTCTTTTGCCAGAGTAGATGCAGATCATGTGAACAATCTGATTAAAAAAGATGAGCCGGTAATTTCAAAACTGAATGAAACGGAAAAAGAAGCTTTGAAAAAGAACGTAGAAGAGGCTATTCAGGATTCTAAATTTACGGTTCAGCTGGAAGATCTGGACAGCAACGATGCTCCTTTCACCATTACCCAGCCTGAATTTATGAGAAGAATGAAGGAAATGCAGGCAACAGGCGGTGGCGGAATGTTCGGAATGGGAGGTTTCCCGGAGATGTACAATCTTGTGGTAAACTCGAACAGTGAGCTTTCTAATCAGATTTTAAAAACAGAGAATACGGAAGAGAAAGAGCGTTTAATTAAATACGCGCTGGATCTTGCCAAGCTTTCCCAAAACTTACTGAAAGGAAAAGACCTTACAGATTTTATACAGAGAAGCTATAAGCAGCTTGAAAAATAA
- a CDS encoding helix-turn-helix transcriptional regulator has translation MQKEKLRVIRKQKGYTQQQVADFIATDVSNYSRKESGDVRIVREEWDKIARFLNVPVEDIYEEEEATVVVNNNHPVFNDRSSSAGIITTQNNYDNIPGDIIKNLQNYIDLLKEENEKLKEELKGLPKARK, from the coding sequence ATGCAAAAAGAAAAATTACGCGTCATCAGAAAGCAAAAAGGCTACACTCAGCAGCAGGTAGCCGACTTTATTGCAACAGATGTATCTAATTACAGCAGAAAAGAAAGTGGCGATGTCAGGATCGTAAGGGAGGAGTGGGATAAAATTGCCCGTTTTTTGAATGTACCGGTTGAAGATATTTATGAAGAGGAAGAAGCTACAGTAGTTGTTAATAATAACCATCCAGTATTTAATGACAGATCTTCTTCTGCGGGAATCATTACTACCCAGAACAACTATGATAATATCCCTGGAGATATCATTAAAAACCTTCAAAACTATATTGATCTATTAAAAGAGGAGAACGAAAAGCTGAAAGAAGAGCTGAAAGGTCTCCCAAAAGCAAGAAAATAA
- a CDS encoding MGMT family protein, translating to MDEIFKQQVYEVARLIPKGRVSTYGAIAKAVGYPNHSRHVGKAMGGCPKDVPAHRVISSSGVLSVPEFQPKLEAEGITIENLRIKNFKKLFWDPLEEL from the coding sequence ATGGACGAAATTTTCAAACAACAGGTCTACGAAGTGGCAAGACTTATTCCCAAAGGAAGAGTTTCCACTTACGGCGCGATAGCAAAGGCTGTTGGCTATCCTAATCATTCCAGACATGTAGGGAAAGCAATGGGAGGATGTCCGAAAGATGTGCCTGCGCACCGCGTGATTTCCAGTTCAGGAGTATTATCTGTTCCGGAATTTCAGCCTAAACTGGAAGCAGAAGGGATTACCATAGAAAATCTTAGAATAAAAAACTTCAAAAAACTGTTTTGGGATCCTTTGGAGGAATTGTAA
- a CDS encoding deoxyhypusine synthase family protein — protein MSKPITEFIEKYYLHFNAAALVDASKGYVAHLKDGGKMMITLAGAMSTAELGKILAEMIRQGKVDFISCTGANLEEDLMNLVAHSHYERVPHYRDLTAQDEWDLLERGLNRVTDTCIPEEEAFRRLQKHIVEIWKDAEAKGERYFPHEFMYKMILSGVLEQYYEIPRENSWMIAAAEANLPIVVPGWEDSTMGNIFASYCIKGELKATTMKSGIEYMTYLADWYTKNSGGKGVGFFQIGGGIAGDFPICVVPMLYQDMEMHDIPFWSYFCQISDSTTSYGSYSGAVPNEKITWGKLDITTPKFIVESDATICAPLMFSYILENA, from the coding sequence ATGAGCAAACCGATAACTGAGTTCATAGAAAAGTATTACCTGCACTTCAACGCAGCTGCATTGGTGGATGCTTCTAAAGGATATGTTGCACATCTTAAAGATGGCGGAAAAATGATGATTACTTTAGCAGGAGCAATGTCTACTGCTGAATTGGGAAAGATTCTTGCTGAAATGATCCGTCAGGGAAAAGTAGATTTTATCTCTTGTACAGGGGCTAACCTTGAAGAAGATTTAATGAACCTTGTAGCACACTCTCACTATGAAAGAGTTCCTCATTATAGAGATTTAACAGCTCAGGATGAGTGGGATCTTTTGGAAAGAGGTCTGAACAGAGTTACTGATACCTGTATCCCTGAAGAAGAAGCTTTCAGAAGATTACAGAAGCATATCGTAGAGATCTGGAAAGATGCAGAAGCTAAAGGAGAAAGATATTTCCCACATGAATTCATGTACAAAATGATCCTTTCAGGGGTATTGGAACAGTACTATGAAATTCCTAGAGAAAACTCATGGATGATTGCTGCTGCAGAAGCCAACTTACCAATTGTAGTACCGGGATGGGAAGATTCTACAATGGGTAACATCTTCGCTTCTTACTGTATCAAAGGGGAGCTTAAGGCTACCACAATGAAATCAGGTATCGAGTATATGACCTACCTTGCTGACTGGTATACCAAGAATTCAGGAGGAAAAGGAGTAGGATTCTTCCAGATTGGTGGAGGTATCGCAGGAGATTTCCCAATCTGTGTAGTACCAATGCTGTATCAGGATATGGAAATGCATGACATTCCTTTCTGGTCTTATTTCTGCCAGATTTCTGATTCTACCACCTCTTACGGTTCATATTCAGGAGCTGTTCCCAATGAGAAAATTACCTGGGGTAAATTGGATATCACTACACCGAAATTCATCGTTGAAAGTGACGCTACCATCTGTGCACCATTGATGTTCTCTTATATCCTGGAAAACGCTTAA
- a CDS encoding GreA/GreB family elongation factor has translation MSNQIIVTTGIYDAIKDTLRRKKVSIGEEKRLTEELRKAKQVLRRDLPADVVTVGRKVTLKDHTLNFEHEYIFVPSTRAKLKKNKHSILSDIALAVVGYKVGDIIDWPFREGERKIEILKVEAWEG, from the coding sequence ATGTCCAATCAGATTATTGTAACCACCGGAATTTATGATGCGATAAAAGATACACTCAGAAGAAAAAAAGTGAGCATCGGAGAAGAAAAAAGACTTACTGAAGAACTGAGAAAAGCAAAACAGGTACTGAGAAGAGATCTTCCGGCTGATGTTGTAACAGTAGGTAGAAAGGTAACCTTAAAAGACCATACCTTAAACTTCGAACACGAATATATTTTTGTGCCCTCTACCAGAGCAAAGCTTAAGAAGAATAAACATTCTATCCTGTCAGATATTGCTCTTGCGGTTGTAGGATACAAAGTAGGAGATATCATAGATTGGCCTTTCAGAGAAGGGGAAAGGAAAATTGAGATTTTGAAGGTGGAAGCCTGGGAAGGATAA
- the arfB gene encoding alternative ribosome rescue aminoacyl-tRNA hydrolase ArfB produces the protein MKDFSKELSFKTSRSSGAGGQNVNKVETAVTVLWKVNASDFFNEDEKVLIQHKLKNRINADGFLFLTVSESRTQLMNKNKAIEKITEIVNKALIIPKKRTATKPSKGQKQKRLDNKKKLSDKKENRRFRL, from the coding sequence ATGAAAGACTTTTCAAAAGAACTCAGTTTCAAAACTTCCCGCAGCAGCGGCGCAGGTGGGCAGAACGTTAATAAAGTGGAGACCGCAGTTACCGTACTTTGGAAAGTGAATGCATCAGATTTCTTTAATGAGGATGAAAAAGTACTGATCCAGCATAAACTGAAAAACAGAATCAATGCAGACGGCTTTTTATTCCTCACTGTTTCAGAAAGCAGAACCCAGCTGATGAATAAGAATAAGGCCATTGAAAAAATAACTGAAATTGTCAATAAAGCACTTATTATTCCCAAAAAGAGAACCGCCACAAAACCTTCAAAAGGACAGAAGCAAAAAAGACTGGATAACAAGAAAAAACTTTCAGACAAGAAAGAAAACAGACGCTTCAGATTGTAA
- a CDS encoding AMP-binding protein, protein MLIDFNNLNINKLSFNTGFEKKVEFFLKEWFSEKTGVNVQTSGSTGVPKIFEIEKKKMVNSAIMTCNFLGLKEGDSALLCLPVEYISGKMMLVRSIERKLKLKISEPSLHPVENLQEEIDFCAMTPLQVENSLEKLHLIKNLIIGGAAVSESLKNKIRQMKLSASNRIFETYGMSETLSHIGLKQLMPDQEDYFTVFENVTISLDDRGCLKIFAPNINAEELHTNDLVDIKNEKQFKFLGRIDHIINSGGAKIFPETLEALVKKEIPNEAVFMGLPDESLGQKLVLIIEGNESDEVMEKVMEIPFEKSFHKPKDIIFINEIPRTPNGKVNRIELQKNINL, encoded by the coding sequence ATGCTGATAGACTTCAATAATCTCAATATTAATAAATTATCTTTCAATACCGGATTTGAAAAGAAAGTGGAATTTTTTTTGAAAGAATGGTTTTCAGAAAAAACAGGAGTCAATGTCCAGACATCAGGCTCTACCGGAGTTCCGAAAATCTTTGAGATTGAAAAAAAGAAAATGGTGAATTCTGCAATAATGACCTGTAATTTTTTAGGATTAAAAGAAGGTGATTCTGCATTGCTTTGCCTTCCTGTAGAATATATATCAGGGAAAATGATGCTTGTCCGTTCCATAGAAAGAAAATTAAAATTAAAAATTTCTGAACCTTCTCTACATCCTGTTGAAAACTTACAGGAAGAAATAGATTTTTGTGCCATGACACCGCTTCAGGTAGAAAATTCACTGGAAAAACTTCACCTGATTAAAAATCTGATTATTGGGGGGGCAGCAGTTTCAGAAAGCCTGAAAAATAAAATCCGGCAGATGAAACTCAGTGCTTCAAACCGCATTTTTGAAACGTATGGAATGTCTGAAACCCTTTCGCATATTGGCTTAAAACAATTGATGCCGGACCAGGAAGATTATTTCACCGTTTTTGAAAATGTAACCATCTCTTTGGATGACAGAGGATGCCTTAAGATTTTTGCCCCTAATATAAATGCTGAAGAACTGCATACTAATGACTTAGTTGATATTAAGAATGAAAAACAGTTTAAATTCCTTGGAAGGATAGACCATATAATTAATTCAGGAGGTGCAAAAATTTTCCCGGAAACACTTGAAGCATTAGTGAAAAAAGAAATCCCGAACGAAGCTGTATTCATGGGTTTGCCAGATGAAAGTTTAGGTCAGAAACTGGTACTTATTATAGAAGGAAATGAATCTGATGAGGTTATGGAAAAAGTTATGGAAATACCTTTTGAGAAGAGTTTCCACAAACCAAAAGACATTATTTTCATCAATGAAATCCCAAGAACACCCAATGGGAAAGTAAACAGAATAGAACTGCAAAAAAATATAAATCTCTAG
- a CDS encoding T9SS type A sorting domain-containing protein has product MKKHYFLFFSMLGIFLNAQSFSFDSTFGNGGYCMYDNFYETSDAVMLPDGQFITATSTGSITIRKVNQSGTLDTYFGTKNYNMDTSTIDKSESIKKIILHNNKILIYGRVNATPTHSLYDWFLTRINLDGSMDTSFGTNGFTTQSVSQNGTADDFAVDQNGNSYLLVSNMGSYMVKVNSNGVIDTNFGTNGKLSLNTFYPKKFYIQNDGKLVMAGTKTNTLTYTEDSYIERRLPDGTYDSTFGNNGAVFIPNTDGSVVRNFEYDYAHNSILVLHSKNTTYGGTFYLSKIQISDGASVSGFSNNGRTPDYSFNTAQQLTLGQITVLANSKIVVMGALMNMYNGTPNLIQQLFVTRLNANGSVDYTTSSAGFQYFMAAPPTASIRADYVKKLFNLNDGSLVLAYSGGSVTYGSKSFLAKFNSGFLGMENVSATDQSYKSTLYPNPANDGVTIQNKKYSGGSFEYSIFDMSGKKIQSGSSKFNEQINIQRLEKGNYMIQFDTEKGDKQSLKLVKK; this is encoded by the coding sequence ATGAAAAAACATTATTTCTTATTCTTTTCAATGCTCGGCATTTTTTTGAATGCCCAAAGTTTCAGTTTCGATTCTACCTTTGGAAATGGCGGTTATTGTATGTATGATAATTTTTATGAGACCTCAGATGCCGTAATGCTTCCGGATGGTCAATTCATTACAGCTACCTCCACGGGTTCTATCACGATCAGAAAAGTAAACCAAAGTGGAACTCTTGATACCTATTTTGGAACAAAAAACTACAATATGGACACAAGTACCATTGATAAAAGTGAATCCATTAAAAAAATTATTTTACATAATAATAAAATATTGATCTACGGAAGGGTAAATGCTACTCCCACCCACAGCTTATATGATTGGTTTCTAACAAGAATTAATCTGGACGGATCTATGGACACCAGTTTTGGAACCAATGGTTTTACGACTCAATCTGTAAGTCAAAATGGTACAGCAGATGATTTTGCGGTAGATCAGAACGGAAACAGCTACCTTCTTGTTTCCAATATGGGTTCTTATATGGTAAAAGTAAATTCCAATGGAGTTATTGATACTAATTTCGGCACCAATGGGAAGCTATCACTTAATACATTTTATCCTAAAAAATTCTACATACAAAATGACGGAAAACTGGTAATGGCAGGTACTAAAACCAATACATTAACCTACACAGAGGACTCTTATATCGAAAGAAGACTGCCTGACGGCACTTACGATTCTACATTTGGCAATAACGGAGCTGTTTTTATTCCTAATACCGATGGCTCTGTTGTCAGAAATTTTGAATATGATTATGCCCATAATTCCATCTTAGTACTGCACAGTAAAAATACTACATATGGAGGTACTTTCTATTTGTCTAAAATTCAAATTTCAGATGGTGCTTCTGTTTCCGGGTTCTCCAACAATGGAAGAACACCTGATTATAGTTTTAACACGGCACAGCAACTGACATTGGGCCAGATTACCGTATTGGCCAATTCAAAAATAGTAGTCATGGGGGCTTTAATGAATATGTATAATGGTACTCCAAACCTTATTCAGCAGCTATTTGTAACAAGACTCAATGCTAATGGCAGTGTAGACTACACCACTTCCAGCGCTGGTTTTCAGTATTTCATGGCTGCTCCTCCCACTGCATCTATAAGAGCTGATTATGTGAAGAAGTTATTTAATCTTAATGATGGGTCACTTGTTCTCGCTTATTCCGGCGGCAGTGTAACGTATGGCTCCAAGTCTTTTTTGGCTAAGTTCAACAGTGGTTTCCTTGGAATGGAGAATGTTTCTGCCACAGATCAGAGCTATAAATCCACTCTATATCCCAACCCTGCTAATGATGGCGTAACGATACAAAATAAGAAATACAGCGGCGGAAGCTTTGAGTATAGCATTTTTGATATGTCCGGGAAAAAAATTCAAAGCGGTTCTTCAAAATTCAATGAACAAATAAATATTCAGAGACTGGAAAAAGGAAATTATATGATTCAGTTTGATACTGAAAAAGGAGACAAACAATCTTTGAAATTAGTAAAAAAATAA
- a CDS encoding HdeD family acid-resistance protein, with translation MANLFQTLTNTVKHWYIPLIFGIIFLICGFYAFSVPLATYVTLSVLFSVSFLFSGITEIFFSLQNSKSLQGWGWFLVSGLLTTAIGIYLIANPRISMTVLPFVIGFTLLFRSFQLLGFAFDLKSMRIMSWGNVALASVGGIIFSLLLIFNPVFTGISLVTLTGVSFIFMGIASIMLALDLRKVKKIPGKVSQELRDRIQSIQEEIDDLKR, from the coding sequence ATGGCCAATTTATTTCAAACCCTTACCAACACTGTAAAACACTGGTACATTCCATTAATCTTCGGAATTATTTTCCTGATCTGTGGTTTTTATGCATTCAGTGTACCCCTTGCAACGTATGTTACCCTTTCCGTTTTATTTAGTGTTTCTTTCTTATTCTCGGGAATTACCGAAATATTTTTCTCCCTACAGAACAGCAAATCCCTTCAGGGCTGGGGCTGGTTTCTGGTAAGCGGGTTATTAACCACTGCAATAGGAATATACCTTATTGCCAATCCCCGGATTTCCATGACGGTACTCCCGTTTGTGATCGGGTTTACTTTGCTGTTTCGTTCATTTCAGTTATTGGGATTCGCATTTGATCTTAAAAGTATGAGAATAATGAGTTGGGGAAATGTAGCCCTTGCAAGCGTTGGAGGAATTATTTTTTCCTTGTTACTAATATTCAATCCAGTATTTACGGGCATTTCATTAGTTACCCTCACCGGTGTTTCTTTTATTTTCATGGGGATTGCTTCCATTATGCTGGCTCTGGATTTAAGAAAAGTGAAAAAGATCCCAGGAAAAGTAAGCCAGGAATTAAGAGACAGGATCCAATCTATACAGGAAGAGATTGATGATCTTAAAAGATAA
- a CDS encoding agmatine deiminase family protein, whose protein sequence is MKKLFTITLALSFALSMAQTDYHFPEESSKHEGTWLQWPHHYQHGMTYRKRVEQTWVDMTKALQWGEKVHIIAYNNEEKNRIINLLQDSKVPMKNVDFRVYPTDDVWIRDNGPVFVKDSKGNVLIEDWGFNGWGEKFDFENCDEIPQKIGSDLGMKVINLNEEMVNEGGSVETDGNGVLMACKSSVISQKKGAIRNKGITQQEAEEMFETYYGVSKIIWLDGVTGLDVTDMHIDGFMKFSNPDTMLTMKEDDLLELGLSEKDINTLYTAANINGKEYKKVYVPATKNKVKTAYGKQLEEKGSYINYYVANGVVLVPNYGDPNDAIANKIIQAQYPDRKVIGIDVRNLYENGGMVHCVTQQQPAGNYAHQMESVK, encoded by the coding sequence ATGAAAAAATTATTCACAATCACTTTAGCATTAAGCTTTGCACTCAGTATGGCACAGACAGATTATCATTTTCCCGAAGAATCTTCAAAGCATGAAGGAACGTGGCTGCAATGGCCACATCACTATCAACATGGGATGACCTACCGTAAAAGGGTAGAACAGACATGGGTAGACATGACAAAAGCACTGCAGTGGGGAGAGAAGGTTCACATTATTGCTTATAATAATGAAGAGAAAAACAGAATTATCAATCTTTTGCAGGACAGCAAAGTTCCCATGAAGAATGTTGATTTCAGAGTGTATCCTACCGATGATGTATGGATCAGAGATAACGGACCTGTTTTCGTAAAAGACAGCAAAGGGAATGTTCTCATTGAAGACTGGGGATTTAATGGATGGGGTGAGAAATTTGATTTTGAAAACTGTGATGAAATTCCGCAAAAGATAGGTTCAGATCTGGGAATGAAAGTAATCAACCTGAATGAGGAAATGGTGAATGAGGGCGGTTCGGTGGAAACTGATGGAAACGGTGTTTTAATGGCTTGTAAAAGTTCCGTAATCAGCCAGAAAAAAGGAGCTATCAGAAACAAAGGTATTACCCAGCAAGAAGCGGAAGAAATGTTTGAAACTTATTATGGCGTTTCCAAAATAATCTGGCTGGACGGAGTAACAGGATTAGACGTTACTGATATGCATATTGATGGCTTTATGAAATTCAGTAATCCTGATACCATGCTTACCATGAAAGAAGATGATCTTCTCGAGCTTGGGCTTTCTGAAAAAGATATCAACACGCTTTATACGGCAGCCAATATAAATGGAAAAGAATATAAAAAAGTATATGTTCCGGCTACTAAAAACAAAGTGAAAACGGCCTATGGGAAGCAGCTGGAAGAAAAAGGCTCTTATATTAATTATTATGTAGCCAACGGCGTCGTATTGGTTCCAAACTATGGAGATCCCAATGATGCAATTGCGAATAAGATTATTCAGGCTCAGTATCCGGATAGAAAAGTCATAGGAATCGATGTGAGAAACCTGTATGAAAACGGAGGAATGGTACATTGCGTAACCCAGCAGCAGCCTGCCGGAAATTATGCACATCAGATGGAATCAGTGAAATAA
- a CDS encoding amino acid permease — translation MSNENKTGQNETLVRGLTNRHIQLIALGGAIGTGLFLGIGPAAVLAGPSVILGYALAGIIAFFIMRQLGEMVVQEPVSGSFSYFAYKYWGNFPGFASGWNYWILYILVSMAELTAIGHYIHFWWPEIPLWVSSLFFFIVINALNLASVKVYGETEFWFSIIKVVAIIAMIIFGVYLLISGTGGEKATITNLWNDGGFFPKGLFNKTENGYSGLFAAMAMIMFSFGGLELIGITAAEAKNPEKTIPQATNQVIYRILIFYVGALVILFSLSPWRDITEGSSPFVMVFQNLNGLEFSLFGKVIQFNTLIANVLNLIVLTAALSVYNSSVYSNSRMLFGLAQQGNAPKFLKKLNKNSVPTNAIIVSSCFAGICIIINKLVPEKAFEYLMALVVSTLIINWLMICYTHLKFKKSISTEGIQSKFPSIFYPVSNYICIAFLVLILGLMSITGMEIQVILIPIWIGFLFVMYKLYKPK, via the coding sequence ATGAGCAACGAAAATAAAACAGGACAAAACGAGACTTTAGTTAGAGGATTAACAAACCGACATATACAATTAATAGCCCTTGGAGGAGCCATAGGAACAGGGTTGTTTCTGGGAATTGGCCCCGCAGCAGTACTGGCAGGCCCTTCCGTCATTTTAGGCTATGCTTTGGCTGGAATTATTGCCTTTTTTATTATGCGTCAGCTGGGTGAAATGGTAGTTCAGGAACCTGTTTCGGGAAGCTTTAGCTACTTTGCCTACAAATATTGGGGAAATTTCCCGGGATTTGCCTCCGGGTGGAACTACTGGATTCTCTATATTCTGGTAAGTATGGCGGAGCTTACAGCTATTGGACATTATATTCACTTCTGGTGGCCGGAAATACCACTATGGGTTTCCAGCTTATTCTTTTTTATTGTAATTAATGCGCTTAACCTTGCATCCGTAAAGGTGTACGGAGAAACAGAATTCTGGTTTTCCATCATCAAAGTAGTGGCTATTATTGCGATGATTATTTTCGGTGTATATCTTTTAATAAGCGGTACAGGAGGAGAAAAAGCTACCATTACCAATCTTTGGAATGACGGCGGGTTCTTCCCGAAAGGATTATTCAATAAAACAGAAAACGGATATTCCGGGTTATTTGCAGCCATGGCAATGATCATGTTCTCATTTGGAGGGCTTGAACTTATTGGTATTACCGCTGCAGAAGCAAAGAATCCGGAGAAAACAATTCCGCAGGCAACCAATCAGGTCATCTACAGAATTCTTATCTTTTATGTAGGTGCTTTGGTGATTTTATTCTCATTAAGTCCCTGGAGAGATATTACAGAAGGATCCAGCCCGTTTGTAATGGTATTTCAAAATCTGAATGGTCTTGAATTCAGCCTTTTCGGTAAAGTTATTCAGTTCAATACATTGATTGCCAATGTACTTAACCTGATTGTTTTAACAGCGGCTCTGTCAGTATATAACAGCAGTGTTTACAGTAACAGCAGAATGCTTTTCGGATTGGCTCAGCAGGGAAATGCTCCCAAATTTCTGAAAAAACTGAACAAAAATTCAGTTCCTACCAACGCTATTATTGTCTCCTCATGTTTTGCCGGAATTTGTATCATCATTAATAAATTAGTGCCGGAAAAAGCTTTTGAATATTTAATGGCTCTGGTTGTATCCACTTTGATTATCAACTGGCTGATGATATGCTACACGCATTTAAAATTTAAAAAATCAATTAGCACGGAAGGAATTCAGTCAAAATTCCCGTCAATATTTTACCCGGTATCCAATTATATCTGTATTGCCTTCCTGGTTCTGATTTTAGGACTGATGAGCATTACCGGAATGGAAATTCAGGTAATTCTGATTCCGATATGGATCGGCTTTTTGTTTGTAATGTACAAATTGTACAAGCCAAAATAA